Proteins encoded in a region of the Acidimicrobiales bacterium genome:
- a CDS encoding DUF1697 domain-containing protein: MARQVALLRGVNVGGKNTVAMTVVRDVFESIGCEDVSTYIQSGNVLFAGSGTLSPQRLEEALHARFALDISVVVRSADDLRQVVEHNPYAAADLSKVHVAFLADEPDEERAANLDTVALLPEHVTIRGRDLYLHLPNGMGRAKLPGHLERRLSIRPTVRNWTTVTKLADLLAA, from the coding sequence GTGGCCCGGCAGGTCGCACTCCTTCGCGGGGTGAACGTCGGTGGCAAGAACACGGTCGCGATGACTGTGGTCCGCGACGTCTTCGAGTCGATCGGCTGTGAGGACGTGAGCACCTACATCCAGAGCGGCAACGTGCTCTTCGCCGGCAGCGGGACGCTCAGCCCACAGCGCCTCGAGGAGGCGCTACACGCCCGGTTCGCGCTCGACATCTCGGTGGTGGTCCGTTCGGCCGACGACCTCCGCCAGGTCGTGGAGCACAACCCGTACGCGGCTGCCGACCTCTCCAAGGTGCACGTCGCCTTCCTGGCTGACGAGCCAGATGAGGAGCGGGCAGCGAACCTCGACACGGTGGCGCTGCTGCCCGAGCACGTCACCATCCGGGGCCGTGACCTCTACCTTCACCTCCCCAACGGGATGGGACGGGCCAAGCTTCCCGGCCACCTCGAGCGACGGCTGAGCATCCGGCCCACAGTTCGGAACTGGACGACCGTGACCAAGCTGGCCGACCTGCTCGCGGCCTGA